Proteins encoded within one genomic window of Rhinoderma darwinii isolate aRhiDar2 chromosome 5, aRhiDar2.hap1, whole genome shotgun sequence:
- the LOC142652956 gene encoding protein QNR-71-like, which translates to MLPAVVEGLVLLCLVSAIQAGNRFQDVMEFGRRSGSKGHSNHISGWSPDTNSWDEKLYPAWKSGDARWENCWRGGKVVALLTSDSPALIGSNVTFAVTLQFPRCQKENEDGGIVYERGCGNVSASSPDQYVYNWTKWIDFCDEGNCSFANNFPDGRPFPHHPQWRRHNFIYIFSTQGQYYQKIGRSSAILSINTTNITAGTQMIEVTVFRKGYRRHYPVAKASSIYVVTDQIPFYVNLSQKNDKNSSDSIFIKDSPIQFDIRIHDPSHYLNKSAVKFDWDYGDGSGSFVSNNPVSSHTYTLLGNFSVNLTIKAAIPGPCKPVTPTRVPTTSTPVPTTHLPTTTRTFTTANSTDNSTELPPFETETVPMTTEMPNVTTVDTTTPPTTPAPGCFIYRYGYYNTKITVVDGILEVKIVEMTRVQVSTSQTENSVIDFVVTCQGSLPTDACTVVSDASCMVPQDMVCDVVPSSDQCLLTLRRAFEPGSYCVNITLSDGASLALASTLVSIDDGSRSPRTVYAVLIPLGLVALVAVVIGITLHKKSKQYKPIANASDGRSGDGITVYFSQIKHVIFNRSHENDPLLKSKATII; encoded by the exons ATGCTGCCTGCAGTAGTGGAAGGTTTAGTGCTGCTGTGCCTAGTCTCAGCCATCCAGGCAGGAAACC GGTTTCAGGATGTAATGGAGTTTGGGAGGAGATCTGGCTCTAAAGGTCACAGTAACCACATAAGTGGCTGGTCTCCTGATACCAACTCATGGGATGAGAAGCTCTACCCTGCCTGGAAGTCTGGTGATGCTAGATGGGAAAACTGCTGGAGAG GTGGCAAAGTGGTGGCATTGTTGACCAGTGAcagtcctgcactgatagggtcaAATGTGACTTTTGCTGTGACCCTACAGTTTCCCAGATGTCAAAAAGAAAATGAAGATGGAGGCATTGTTTATGAAAGAGGATGTGGAAATG TCTCCGCCAGCTCCCCGGACCAATATGTGTATAACTGGACCAAGTGGATAGATTTCTGTGATGAAGGAAACTGCAGTTTTGCCAACAACTTTCCAGATGGAAGACCATTCCCACATCACCCCCAGTGGAGAAGACACAACTTTATTTACATCTTCTCCACACAGG GCCAGTATTACCAAAAGATTGGGAGATCTTCTGCTATTCTGTCCATAAATACTACAAACATCACAGCCGGCACACAAATGATTGAGGTCACTGTCTTCAGGAAAGGTTATCGGAGACATTACCCAGTTGCTAAAGCAAGCAGTATCTATGTTGTAACTG ATCAAATTCCATTTTATGTGAACCTTTCCCAGAAGAATGACAAGAATTCCTCAGACAGTATCTTCATTAAGGATTCCCCAATTCAATTTGATATCCGAATCCATGATCCAAGCCATTATCTCaataaatctgcagtgaaatttgaCTGGGACTATGGTGATGGTAGTGGATCATTTGTTTCCAATAACCCAGTCTCTAGTCATACTTATACATTGCTTGGAAATTTTAGTGTCAATTTGACCATTAAAGCTGCCATTCCTGGTCCATGTAAACCTGTTACACCCACTCGAGTCCCTACAACATCCACTCCAGTCCCTACAACACATCTACCAACAACCACCAGAACTTTCACCACTGCCAATTCCACTG ATAACTCGACAGAACTGCCACCATTTGAAACGGAAACTGTCCCAATGACAACTGAAATGCCAAATGTTACCACTGTTGATACAACCACGCCACCTACAACTCCTGCCCCTGGCTGCTTCATATACAGATATGGATATTACAACACCAAGATTACAGTTGTAG ATGGTATCCTTGAGGTCAAAATTGTTGAAATGACACGTGTTCAAGTATCTACATCTCAGACTGAAAACTCAGTAATTGACTTTGTGGTGACTTGCCAAGGAAG CTTGCCTACAGATGCCTGCACAGTAGTCTCAGATGCTAGTTGCATGGTTCCCCAGGACATGGTCTGTGATGTAGTTCCATCTTCTGATCAATGCTTACTGACCCTGAGAAGAGCATTTGAGCCTGGATCCTACTGTGTAAATATTACATTGAGTGACGGTGCAAGTTTGGCTCTCGCTAGTACTCTGGTGTCTATAGATGATG GTTCTAGATCACCACGGACCGTTTATGCAGTACTTATTCCTTTAGGTTTGGTTGCCCTCGTTGCAGTGGTAATTGGGATCACCTTGCACAA GAAATCCAAGCAATACAAACCTATTGCAAATGCATCAGATGGAAGGAGTGGTGATGGAATCACTGTGTATTTCAGTCAGATCAAACATGTTATCTTCAACAGAAGCCATGAGAATGATCCACTCCTGAAAAGCAAGGCTACAATAATATAA